One part of the Pelecanus crispus isolate bPelCri1 chromosome 20, bPelCri1.pri, whole genome shotgun sequence genome encodes these proteins:
- the KLHL26 gene encoding kelch-like protein 26 isoform X1 — MADKNSTLKCTFSAPGHSTTLLQGLASLRAQAQLLDVILTINNEVFQVHKVVLAACSDYFRAMFTGGMREASQDVIELKGVSAKGLKHIIDFAYSAEVTLDLDCIQDVLGAAVFLQMVPVVELCEEFLKSAMSVETCLNIGQMATTFSLASLKESVDAFTFRHFLQISEEEDFLHLPLERLVFFLQSNKLKSCSEIDLFRAAVRWLQYDPTRRANASQVLCHIRFPLMKSSELVDSVQTLDIMVEDVLCRQYLLEAFNYQILPFRQHEMQSPRTTIRSDVLSLITFGGTPYTDNDRTVSCKVYYLPDASVRQFKELTEMEVGSSHSCVAVLDNFVYIVGGQHLQYRSGEGAVDICYRYDPHLNQWLRIQAMQESRIQFQLNVLHGMVYATGGRNRSGSLASVEKYCPKNNEWSYVCSLKRRTWGHAGATVGDKLYISGGYGISVEDKKALHCYDPAVDQWEFKTPMNEPRVLHAMVSANNRIYALGGRMDHVDRCFDVLAVEYYVPETDQWTTVSPMRAGQSEAGCCLLEKKIYIVGGYNWHLNNVTSIVQVYNTETDEWERDLHFPESFAGIACAPVILPQVTTQR; from the exons ATGGCTGACAAGAACAGCACCCTGAAATGCACGTTCTCTGCTCCTGGCCACAGCACCACTCTGCTGCAGGGACTGGCCTCGCTCCGAGCTCAGGCTCAGCTGCTTGATGTCATCCTCACTATAAATAATGAAGTGTTTCAGGTTCATAAAGTTGTCTTGGCTGCCTGCAGTGACTATTTCAG GGCCATGTTCACAGGCGGGATGAGAGAAGCCAGCCAAGATGTGATCGAACTGAAAGGTGTATCTGCAAAAGGACTGAAACACATAATAGACTTTGCGTACAGTGCTGAAGTGACTCTTGATCTTGACTGCATTCAGGatgtgctgggagctgctgtctTCCTCCAGATGGTGCCTGTCGTGGAGCTCTGCGAAGAATTTCTGAAGTCTGCCATGAGCGTAGAAACGTGTCTCAATATCGGGCAGATGGCCACCACCTTTAGCCTCGCATCCTTGAAGGAATCGGTAGATGCATTCACTTTCAGGCATTTCCTCCAGATCTCTGAGGAAGAGGATTTCCTCCACCTGCCGCTGGAGCgccttgttttcttcttgcagagCAATAAGCTGAAAAGCTGCAGCGAAATAGACCTCTTCCGTGCTGCCGTCCGCTGGCTGCAGTATGACCCAACCCGCCGTGCCAATGCCAGCCAGGTCCTCTGCCACATCCGCTTCCCGCTGATGAAGTCCTCGGAGCTGGTGGACAGCGTCCAGACCTTGGACATCATGGTGGAAGATGTCTTGTGCCGGCAGTATTTGCTGGAAGCGTTCAATTACCAGATCCTGCCCTTCCGTCAGCACGAGATGCAGTCCCCTCGGACCACCATCCGCTCGGATGTCCTGTCCCTCATCACCTTCGGTGGCACTCCCTACACAGATAACGACCGCACTGTGAGCTGCAAAGTCTACTACCTGCCGGACGCCAGCGTGCGCCAGTTTAAGGAGCTGACGGAAATGGAGGTGGGCAGCAGCCATTCTTGCGTGGCCGTGCTCGACAACTTTGTCTACATCGTAGGAGGGCAGCACCTGCAGTACCGGAGTGGCGAGGGAGCGGTGGATATCTGCTACCGTTACGATCCGCACCTGAACCAGTGGCTGCGCATCCAGGCCATGCAGGAGAGCAGGATCCAGTTCCAGCTCAACGTCCTCCACGGTATGGTGTATGCCACCGGTGGGAGGAACCGCTCAGGGAGCTTGGCCTCCGTAGAGAAGTACTGCCCCAAAAATAACGAGTGGTCGTACGTGTGCTCCCTGAAACGCAGGACGTGGGGGCATGCTGGAGCCACGGTAGGAGACAAACTGTACATATCAGGTGGGTATGGCATTTCAGTGGAAGACAAAAAAGCCCTGCACTGTTACGACCCCGCCGTGGACCAGTGGGAGTTTAAAACCCCAATGAACGAACCCAGAGTTCTGCATGCCATGGTCAGTGCCAATAACAGGATTTACGCTCTGGGAGGCCGCATGGACCATGTTGACCGTTGTTTCGATGTTTTGGCTGTGGAGTATTACGTGCCTGAAACAGACCAATGGACAACGGTGAGCCCTATGCGTGCAGGTCAGTCGGAAGCTGGCTGTTGTttactagaaaaaaagatttatatcGTAGGAGGGTACAATTGGCACCTGAACAATGTTACAAGCATTGTGCAGGTGTATAACACGGAAACTGATGAATGGGAAAGGGACCTACATTTTCCAGAATCTTTTGCTGGGATAGCGTGCGCTCCCGTTATACTACCGCAGGTAACGACCCAGAGATAA
- the KLHL26 gene encoding kelch-like protein 26 isoform X3, whose product MAMFTGGMREASQDVIELKGVSAKGLKHIIDFAYSAEVTLDLDCIQDVLGAAVFLQMVPVVELCEEFLKSAMSVETCLNIGQMATTFSLASLKESVDAFTFRHFLQISEEEDFLHLPLERLVFFLQSNKLKSCSEIDLFRAAVRWLQYDPTRRANASQVLCHIRFPLMKSSELVDSVQTLDIMVEDVLCRQYLLEAFNYQILPFRQHEMQSPRTTIRSDVLSLITFGGTPYTDNDRTVSCKVYYLPDASVRQFKELTEMEVGSSHSCVAVLDNFVYIVGGQHLQYRSGEGAVDICYRYDPHLNQWLRIQAMQESRIQFQLNVLHGMVYATGGRNRSGSLASVEKYCPKNNEWSYVCSLKRRTWGHAGATVGDKLYISGGYGISVEDKKALHCYDPAVDQWEFKTPMNEPRVLHAMVSANNRIYALGGRMDHVDRCFDVLAVEYYVPETDQWTTVSPMRAGQSEAGCCLLEKKIYIVGGYNWHLNNVTSIVQVYNTETDEWERDLHFPESFAGIACAPVILPQVTTQR is encoded by the exons AT GGCCATGTTCACAGGCGGGATGAGAGAAGCCAGCCAAGATGTGATCGAACTGAAAGGTGTATCTGCAAAAGGACTGAAACACATAATAGACTTTGCGTACAGTGCTGAAGTGACTCTTGATCTTGACTGCATTCAGGatgtgctgggagctgctgtctTCCTCCAGATGGTGCCTGTCGTGGAGCTCTGCGAAGAATTTCTGAAGTCTGCCATGAGCGTAGAAACGTGTCTCAATATCGGGCAGATGGCCACCACCTTTAGCCTCGCATCCTTGAAGGAATCGGTAGATGCATTCACTTTCAGGCATTTCCTCCAGATCTCTGAGGAAGAGGATTTCCTCCACCTGCCGCTGGAGCgccttgttttcttcttgcagagCAATAAGCTGAAAAGCTGCAGCGAAATAGACCTCTTCCGTGCTGCCGTCCGCTGGCTGCAGTATGACCCAACCCGCCGTGCCAATGCCAGCCAGGTCCTCTGCCACATCCGCTTCCCGCTGATGAAGTCCTCGGAGCTGGTGGACAGCGTCCAGACCTTGGACATCATGGTGGAAGATGTCTTGTGCCGGCAGTATTTGCTGGAAGCGTTCAATTACCAGATCCTGCCCTTCCGTCAGCACGAGATGCAGTCCCCTCGGACCACCATCCGCTCGGATGTCCTGTCCCTCATCACCTTCGGTGGCACTCCCTACACAGATAACGACCGCACTGTGAGCTGCAAAGTCTACTACCTGCCGGACGCCAGCGTGCGCCAGTTTAAGGAGCTGACGGAAATGGAGGTGGGCAGCAGCCATTCTTGCGTGGCCGTGCTCGACAACTTTGTCTACATCGTAGGAGGGCAGCACCTGCAGTACCGGAGTGGCGAGGGAGCGGTGGATATCTGCTACCGTTACGATCCGCACCTGAACCAGTGGCTGCGCATCCAGGCCATGCAGGAGAGCAGGATCCAGTTCCAGCTCAACGTCCTCCACGGTATGGTGTATGCCACCGGTGGGAGGAACCGCTCAGGGAGCTTGGCCTCCGTAGAGAAGTACTGCCCCAAAAATAACGAGTGGTCGTACGTGTGCTCCCTGAAACGCAGGACGTGGGGGCATGCTGGAGCCACGGTAGGAGACAAACTGTACATATCAGGTGGGTATGGCATTTCAGTGGAAGACAAAAAAGCCCTGCACTGTTACGACCCCGCCGTGGACCAGTGGGAGTTTAAAACCCCAATGAACGAACCCAGAGTTCTGCATGCCATGGTCAGTGCCAATAACAGGATTTACGCTCTGGGAGGCCGCATGGACCATGTTGACCGTTGTTTCGATGTTTTGGCTGTGGAGTATTACGTGCCTGAAACAGACCAATGGACAACGGTGAGCCCTATGCGTGCAGGTCAGTCGGAAGCTGGCTGTTGTttactagaaaaaaagatttatatcGTAGGAGGGTACAATTGGCACCTGAACAATGTTACAAGCATTGTGCAGGTGTATAACACGGAAACTGATGAATGGGAAAGGGACCTACATTTTCCAGAATCTTTTGCTGGGATAGCGTGCGCTCCCGTTATACTACCGCAGGTAACGACCCAGAGATAA
- the KLHL26 gene encoding kelch-like protein 26 isoform X2, producing MFTGGMREASQDVIELKGVSAKGLKHIIDFAYSAEVTLDLDCIQDVLGAAVFLQMVPVVELCEEFLKSAMSVETCLNIGQMATTFSLASLKESVDAFTFRHFLQISEEEDFLHLPLERLVFFLQSNKLKSCSEIDLFRAAVRWLQYDPTRRANASQVLCHIRFPLMKSSELVDSVQTLDIMVEDVLCRQYLLEAFNYQILPFRQHEMQSPRTTIRSDVLSLITFGGTPYTDNDRTVSCKVYYLPDASVRQFKELTEMEVGSSHSCVAVLDNFVYIVGGQHLQYRSGEGAVDICYRYDPHLNQWLRIQAMQESRIQFQLNVLHGMVYATGGRNRSGSLASVEKYCPKNNEWSYVCSLKRRTWGHAGATVGDKLYISGGYGISVEDKKALHCYDPAVDQWEFKTPMNEPRVLHAMVSANNRIYALGGRMDHVDRCFDVLAVEYYVPETDQWTTVSPMRAGQSEAGCCLLEKKIYIVGGYNWHLNNVTSIVQVYNTETDEWERDLHFPESFAGIACAPVILPQVTTQR from the coding sequence ATGTTCACAGGCGGGATGAGAGAAGCCAGCCAAGATGTGATCGAACTGAAAGGTGTATCTGCAAAAGGACTGAAACACATAATAGACTTTGCGTACAGTGCTGAAGTGACTCTTGATCTTGACTGCATTCAGGatgtgctgggagctgctgtctTCCTCCAGATGGTGCCTGTCGTGGAGCTCTGCGAAGAATTTCTGAAGTCTGCCATGAGCGTAGAAACGTGTCTCAATATCGGGCAGATGGCCACCACCTTTAGCCTCGCATCCTTGAAGGAATCGGTAGATGCATTCACTTTCAGGCATTTCCTCCAGATCTCTGAGGAAGAGGATTTCCTCCACCTGCCGCTGGAGCgccttgttttcttcttgcagagCAATAAGCTGAAAAGCTGCAGCGAAATAGACCTCTTCCGTGCTGCCGTCCGCTGGCTGCAGTATGACCCAACCCGCCGTGCCAATGCCAGCCAGGTCCTCTGCCACATCCGCTTCCCGCTGATGAAGTCCTCGGAGCTGGTGGACAGCGTCCAGACCTTGGACATCATGGTGGAAGATGTCTTGTGCCGGCAGTATTTGCTGGAAGCGTTCAATTACCAGATCCTGCCCTTCCGTCAGCACGAGATGCAGTCCCCTCGGACCACCATCCGCTCGGATGTCCTGTCCCTCATCACCTTCGGTGGCACTCCCTACACAGATAACGACCGCACTGTGAGCTGCAAAGTCTACTACCTGCCGGACGCCAGCGTGCGCCAGTTTAAGGAGCTGACGGAAATGGAGGTGGGCAGCAGCCATTCTTGCGTGGCCGTGCTCGACAACTTTGTCTACATCGTAGGAGGGCAGCACCTGCAGTACCGGAGTGGCGAGGGAGCGGTGGATATCTGCTACCGTTACGATCCGCACCTGAACCAGTGGCTGCGCATCCAGGCCATGCAGGAGAGCAGGATCCAGTTCCAGCTCAACGTCCTCCACGGTATGGTGTATGCCACCGGTGGGAGGAACCGCTCAGGGAGCTTGGCCTCCGTAGAGAAGTACTGCCCCAAAAATAACGAGTGGTCGTACGTGTGCTCCCTGAAACGCAGGACGTGGGGGCATGCTGGAGCCACGGTAGGAGACAAACTGTACATATCAGGTGGGTATGGCATTTCAGTGGAAGACAAAAAAGCCCTGCACTGTTACGACCCCGCCGTGGACCAGTGGGAGTTTAAAACCCCAATGAACGAACCCAGAGTTCTGCATGCCATGGTCAGTGCCAATAACAGGATTTACGCTCTGGGAGGCCGCATGGACCATGTTGACCGTTGTTTCGATGTTTTGGCTGTGGAGTATTACGTGCCTGAAACAGACCAATGGACAACGGTGAGCCCTATGCGTGCAGGTCAGTCGGAAGCTGGCTGTTGTttactagaaaaaaagatttatatcGTAGGAGGGTACAATTGGCACCTGAACAATGTTACAAGCATTGTGCAGGTGTATAACACGGAAACTGATGAATGGGAAAGGGACCTACATTTTCCAGAATCTTTTGCTGGGATAGCGTGCGCTCCCGTTATACTACCGCAGGTAACGACCCAGAGATAA